A segment of the bacterium genome:
TCCAGCGACTCGTCGCCGGCACCGAACTGCGGATCACCGACCGCGTCGCCAAGCCGTAGTGCCTGACGGCACGCAGGTGCTCGTGTACGGCGCGGGTGCCGTCGGATCGCTCGTGGCCGCCGCGCTGGCCGAGTCGCGGCCGCCGGCCGGCGCACCGCCGCGGGTCACCGTGCTCGGCCGCCGTCCCCACGTCGCCGCGATTCGCACGTGGGGCCTGATCCTCGACGGCGCCGCTGGTCGCACCGTCTGCAAGAACGTCGACTCGGTTACTTCGCTCGACGATCTCGCGGCGCCGCCTGACATCGTCATGCTGGCGGTCAAGGCCTACCAGGTGCCGGAGGCACTCGCGCTGCTCGCCGGGGTGCTGGCGCGGCCCGACACGTCCGTTGTAGTCTTGGAAAACGGTGTCGGGAGCGAGGAGACCGTCGCCGGCGTGATCGGCGGCGACCGCACCGTCTCGGGGGCGGTGACGATCAGCGTCGAGCAGGGCCGCCCGGGCTCGGTGCGGCGCCACACCCGCGGGGGCGGGATTGCGCTCGCGCCGGTCGGTGCCGCGTCACCCGTCGGGTGCGCCGCGGCACTGTTTCGCACCTCGCCGCTTGCGGTGCGGACGTATCCCGATGCCGCGCAGATGAAGTGGAGCAAGCTGCTGCTCAACCTGCTGATGAACGCGACGTCCGCGATTTTAGATTTACCGGCGGGTGCGATCGCGGGGGACCCCCGGCTCTTTACGCTGGAGCGCGCCGCATTTCACGAAGCGGTCCGGGTCGTGCGGGCGCTCGGGCTCCGGCCCGTCGCGCTGCCCGGGTTTCCAGTCCCGCTGTTGGTGCGTGTCATGGCAGCCCCGCCGTGGCTGGGACGGGCCGTGCTGCGGCGCGGCCTGAGCCGGGGCAGGGGGGACAAAATGCCGTCGCTGTGGCACGATCTCGAGCGCGGCCGGCGGCAAAACGAGG
Coding sequences within it:
- a CDS encoding 2-dehydropantoate 2-reductase, producing MPDGTQVLVYGAGAVGSLVAAALAESRPPAGAPPRVTVLGRRPHVAAIRTWGLILDGAAGRTVCKNVDSVTSLDDLAAPPDIVMLAVKAYQVPEALALLAGVLARPDTSVVVLENGVGSEETVAGVIGGDRTVSGAVTISVEQGRPGSVRRHTRGGGIALAPVGAASPVGCAAALFRTSPLAVRTYPDAAQMKWSKLLLNLLMNATSAILDLPAGAIAGDPRLFTLERAAFHEAVRVVRALGLRPVALPGFPVPLLVRVMAAPPWLGRAVLRRGLSRGRGDKMPSLWHDLERGRRQNEVAVLNGAVEREGARLGVAVPVNRTLTDVLLSLAEGRAERAAFRHKPEVLLDACRKRGADV